The Alteribacter populi genomic sequence CCTTCGACTTCCGGCTGCCATGGAAATGCCGCGATTACGGCGACTTCATCTGATTCAGACATTTCACTTGCGAGCATACCCGCAAAGAAGCCCATAGAATACCCTTGGAAATGTAAACTGGTTATGTTTTCTCCATCCACCTCACCATTAAAACTTACAAAATGAATGTGAGGGTAATCGTCTTTTAAGGTCATAAACGGCTTGGCATAGATTTGACTATGACCAAAAACTAAGTTCACTCCTTCTTCATCAAAGGCTTCTACAGCATCATAAATCGCTTGATAACTTCGGATATTTTCTTCAAGTAACACATCGACTTCCATATTAGAATGGATTGTTAACATACCTTCATATCCTTTTTTATTCCATCCTTGGTCATCCATAGGGTGAGGAAGAAGTAATCCTGCTTTCTTCAAATCCCCGCTGTCTGCTGCTATTACACACCCTGTTAACATTGAAGCTAAAACAAGAACCAGGACTCCTTGTAGCAGTTTCATATCGTGTTGGCACACTCCTCTACACCATTTCTCATCTTAATCTTTTATTCGGACCAAATTCACTGAGAACATTGCCACACTCTCTAGCTGTCGGTGCTTCGACTTTTTCCGCACTTCTTGTCCACTTTTGACACACACT encodes the following:
- a CDS encoding BMP family ABC transporter substrate-binding protein, with the protein product MKLLQGVLVLVLASMLTGCVIAADSGDLKKAGLLLPHPMDDQGWNKKGYEGMLTIHSNMEVDVLLEENIRSYQAIYDAVEAFDEEGVNLVFGHSQIYAKPFMTLKDDYPHIHFVSFNGEVDGENITSLHFQGYSMGFFAGMLASEMSESDEVAVIAAFPWQPEVEGFEDGAKHQMENVTVHVDYVESWADEEKALSIYQTMKRKGVDVYYPAGDGYHVSVIEEVKDDGFHAIGYVGDQQDLGESTILTSTVQRVDQLYENVASQFNEGSLESGNRYYDFQDGVVTLGEYSVDVPESLQKWLDEQVEVYIETGKLPSEIEDSME